The Halichondria panicea chromosome 6, odHalPani1.1, whole genome shotgun sequence genomic sequence GAAGGGGACTTCCAGGAAAGGGTAAGATAGGCCTACATTCAGTTTTATGGCATACATAAATGTTCCTTCATCAAAATTCTTGTAGTTTCGATCATTGTAGTAgttatgtatgtatgcatgctttCAGCGCACAAGCCCAATCCTTAAGTATGAAATTGTTATATGTAGTTGGCCCAAGTGGTCCAAATGGGGAACCCGGTGGAGATGGTGTAAAGGGAGTCCCGGGAGCTAGGGGAATCCCGGGAAAGCGGGGAATAGCTGGTCGTACTGGACAACCAGGCAAACCAGGACCAGTGGGACCGTCTGGAACACCAGGCATTAATGGAGTGCCGGGCAGAAATGCTAGTGATGGAGAACGGGGTGACAAGGTACAGAAATAGTATCATAACTACGatgatatatatacacaacagTAGAGGAAACGAAATTGATAGAAATTATGATACAAGACTGCAATACTATAGAATTACAGTATAATATACTGCTATATTGAGAGCATGATATAATTTAACTGTGTGCAGGGTATGGACGGCATGAAGGGAGACAGAGGAAATCAGGGTATTCCTGGAACTGTTATTGGTAAGCTCTGTTCAGTTTGTTGACTCAGGAGAAGTTCCTGAAATTAGCCAAAATTGCCTAGAATTATTATAAGCACTTCTTCTCCCAGTTGCGGGTGGTGAGCCTGGTTTAATGGGTGGCAAAGGGGAGAAGGGTGACCTCGGTCTGAGGGGAACCCCCGGAGAGAGGGGTATGAGGGGACCTGATGGAACGAGTGGAAGGAAGGGAGACACTGGGGACGAGGGTGAGTGAATGTCTGCATAATGTCTAGCTGGTTTTGTATAAGCTATATAATGTGTAAATCACCATGCATGCTTTTGGTCACACGGTATATTGATCAGCTTCGTGTTTTACTTTGAGCTTTGCATACGTAGGTTTTCTATTGTAGTTAAACTATTAGTTGGGCTGAAGTACAACCAACTGTGTCGGGTTGGGTACCACTCCAATCTGGGTTTTGTTCCACTAGTACTTAGctttagggtgtggctaagcataAATATGATTAATCCCAAGTGGGCGGTAACTTTATACATTGTAGCTCAGTTAGAATGCTACTGCAAGAGTCTCTTTTGCATGTCACTAGCTCTAACTGACCTGGCATGTTCCTGGATCAAGCTGGCTTGTCtactattgttgcattttgagagAATTACTAGTTACTGACTCGTTCATTAATGAGCCACGCCTTCAGCACTTGAACtttgcaatctgattgggctacAAAATTTCTGCAGTGGAACAAAACTCAGATTGgagtggtgcccaaccctacgcagttggttggactccgccaaACTATTAAACTATGGGAGTCAGTTGGAATGCTCCTTTAGATAGGTTACAGGTTGAGCAAAAATAATGTGTATGTTtataaatcaataattatgctgaattattgtgtttgtgtaggtCCCAAAGGATGCATAGGAGGTCCTGGTGTGAATGGTAACAAGGGAGACCGTGGAGAGAAAGGTGATGCCAACGGTCCACAGGGAGACACAGGAGACAAAGGAGATATGGGTGAGCTGACTTCCTGCTAGTATTGaactctgtgtgtgtttgtgttatACTACCCGAGGTGCTTagttttcgctgttttcgagGGTTAGTAATCCTCCACGAAAATGTTCCACACACATAGCTAATAGCGGACGCAACATGCAttgacataccgtatagcgcgaaatttattcgcaacaaaatgtttttagaggtacatgtacttccaCGTATCTTGATCATTTATGTTGTGCAATAGGGCATACAAGTCTGCCAGCAGAGCTAAATGTTTTACTGTAGTATTTTCACTGTGCAAAAACAGGTGATGCTGGTAGAACTGGAAAGCCTGGCCTGAGGGGTGGGCGTGGGCCTCCCGGTGCTCTTGGACTCACAGGAAACCGTGGTTTCCAGGGCAGGAAGGGAGACGTCGGAAATGAGGGGCTCAAGGGTTGTCTCGGCGACAATGGAGTGAAGGGAGAGAAGGGCAGCACAGGCAGGAAGGGACCACCTGGTCTGGATGGACGTGATGCCTCTCTAATGGTTGGTATCATATTAAAATCATTACTTAGTACGTAGTGTAATAGTCTACCGGCTACCAGGATACAAATTTTGCATTTATTTGAAGGTCCCCTTTCAAACTATAATTAGTATTCACTTACGTATGCAACCAAAGTGCTAGCTGTTGATTCTGTAGACTAATTTAACATACACTGTTTCAACTCGTTGagcatacgtacatacatttataattatgatacgtaTCCCTCGTTTGTCTAAAGGTTTCAATCTTCTCATCATTTTCAATGTTGAACGAGTCTCAGTTGACTGGAGTGTTGGGAGCAGTAGCCTTCGACTCAGAGACCAGTATAATGTACATCTATACAGATGGTGGATGGTTGTCACTCTTCACTGTAAGGCACTAGCTCTAGTGTTAGTGAAATAATCTAGTACGTCATTCTCTGTTTTGAATGCCTTAATAGATTATCAGGCACTGCGTGTAAAGATAATATATTTTCTTCACTGTGAGATACTTATGTGTACACTTATAGGAGTGCGCCCATGTATGTGCCCTTTATGGATGTATAGTCAATCAATATTAGCACCTGTTCTCAACCACATACAGCCCTCAAGATCAAGACGGGACGTTAACGATCAATTTCCAGGAGAGGTAACACTTGCGTATACGTAGGTGGATGTTGGCATAGCCACATGCAATGCCGTATTATTAAAGTTTATGTCGTACTTTTCGATGGTGCTTCATACAGTCATACGTATAAATGTGATATCAGTGTTTCAGGGTAATGTATATTGTTTTGTAGCACATGCAATCTCTTAACTCAATTATGCATTTCATTCTAACAGTGTGGTAATGGAGTGATAGAGGGAGAGGAGGAGTGTGACGGTAGCGACGTGGGAGAGAGCACCTGTCAGAGTGTCGTTAAATTACCGTAAGTTGCTATATCCTTTAAGTAGTATGTACGCATGATATCATTTACTGTGTTTATGTGTGATAGGTATGCAGGCAGGGTATCCTGTACACCGCAGTGCAAACTTGATGTGTCTAGATGTACACCGTTAGCCGTGAGTTCctattcatgcatgtacttatcaTCGTATATATAGTATTTGTATAGTCTCTGCTCTTAtgtgaaattaatgtgtgcgtgcctataataattatagtcgttCCGTTTAtccatgtacatacataattatacatgcaggcttTGTTGTTTGCTGTTAAGACACACAAAATGCGAAAGGTTCACATTGATTCTACCAATTGGAACGAACACCATCGCAGTTATTTCAATGAGACGTTATCAGCGGACATAGCCTGCCAAGACTCGGCTGTCAGGGCTGGTGTGCCAGGTGTCTTTGTGGCACTGCTGTCTACAAGCAGAAGGTCGATAGGAAAGATCATCAGTTTGCAACAAAGCGACAACATTCCAATCATTAACTCACAGGTACGTAAGCGACTGCTTAATTGTGGCTTAAATGCATCCTTTATCCTAGCTCTCTTAATGTATCAATCCTCTCATGATTGTCATCCAATGAATTACTGTATTACTATGCTTTGCGAGTGAAATACCTTTTTGGGAATGCGACACATTTTAAGGTAATCAGCAGAAATATTGACACATACATACTTTTTGCAGGGCttgaaagcataattatgtttggtacttgcaaaacacagtaaACACGTAATTGGATGCCCTTGACCTGTGCTTTGCTTAGAAGGCCATACCGTATTCTTGTAGTGAAATGAACAGCCTGTGCCATCTGTGCCCTTATTTGTCTCCCCATACACAGGGAGAGATACTGCATGAGTCGTGGAAAAACCTTCACTATAAGAATCAAATCAGTCTGCAGAAAACTCTTACACTGAGTGGTTATCCTCTTGCTGAAGAGTAAGTGAACATCTGAATTGTATTGTAAAAAGCTCATTGATAAATTAAGTGGACGTACATAGTTTTATAGGACAACACACGGATATAGTATATCCGACATTGGCCGACTATCAAGCATACATGCATCGGGTGGTGCCTTTTGGCTATAATATACACTATAGTGTATGTAAGCTTACGTACATTGTAGTGTATACTGGTAAGCTTTTATGTGATTGTTTTTTCTTTAGGTTCGGCATTTGGTTAAGCCCGTTAACACCTGAGGATAATCAAGCAGGTGATGATTGTGAGTCATGGACGAGTGATTCCCCAGACGTCTCTGGCTCTGGACGATTGAGAAGACAGGAACAGTCTGCTTTACAATACAGCATTCCATGTAACAATGATATGGCTGTTCTCTGTTTACAATTAACACACCGCTTCTCTTAGAAAATCTTTTAGTTTCAGTGTCCAACTATTTTTTAAGAAATGGCTTTTGACGACAGTTATGTAATGTTTGCTGAAGGCGCcgtatatattatagtaggTGTGGGGACAAAACTAAATACCATGCagggtgcatgtataattatatgatgtgCACTGGACTATATATACTTATGATGTGTGACTTAATTGTATCACTCGATTAGATCCCTTTGAATACAATATTGAAAGTAGGAAACTTGCAGGAACATTATAGTTTATCGTTTGCATTATTTCCGACTGATGACAGTTGGCATTGACAGTTGGCATTGACAAATTGACAGCTGCATGTTTTTTCACGTGTACACTTCTGTTCAAATAGGGCTATATATGCAGATTTCAATGATGTAAGTGATAGACAAAATTTTTGCGTATCAACTTACTGTGCACGTTTTATCATAAAAAGAGGAATCTATTATAAAGTGGACTAAATTCGACAATCCCTACCTACGTCTGAGTGCAAACCTCTATAGCCCAACTCCTTTTGCTCCGTGAGACCGTGAGACCGTGGCACTGTCTTGTAATAGCTCCTACTGTCTACGAAGGTACATATGTATGCAAACTGCAGGATGAAGTTTTTTCTTACAACTATTATTGTCTTGTCCGTATGCATTGTTGGTAGATTTAGTTGCAGTGGTGTGGAGTATTTTGTCTCACCAACCCCTTTACCCAACCCCAATTGTCCCGAGAAATCAATTTGTCATATTTTGAGTGACTATGTGAGAGGCTCTCAATTATTCTTCAACAGCCACAACAATATTTCCTTGCTTTTTCTGAATGGAACCCACAATTTAGAATTGTCTTTCTTTTTGGAAGATTACAAGAAAAGCTTGTCCTTTTACATGGCAAGCACCGACTCCAAGTTTAGACCAACAATTGTTGTTCCTCATAAAATCAAAATCATGTTTGTAGGATTCAGGCACCTGAAAGTgcaggatataattattttcggTAATGATTTACCTACTCTTTATTTTACTGTTTATCTTGTGACTATTAGTCGGATTGAATTTTCAAGCAACACGTTTAGAACCATCTCGATCAATATTACGTATCCTGTTCAACCAGATTATTCGAAAGTAAATGATATTAAAGTGGCTACCTTTACAAATTGTGAGTTTTTATCTTCGAGCATTTTTATGCATTATAACTTCATTAGTCCTTATGGTGATGTACTGCATGAAAGCTCCGGTTGGTACCAACAAAATCGATTACAGCCCTACTACCTTTACTTCTCAAACTGCCTTTATTATCTAGGATCCTTGAATATAAGGGTCAATTCAGCCCTGCTTAAAATCACCATACAAAGCTGCACCTTCGAAGATTCAACCTCAACTGCTATAGGTATGAGTAACAGTTTGGTTGGCCATCATGACGACGATTGCTCCAATGTTCAGCTTTTTCTTGAGAACTCAACGATCTCAAATTCCTATCTGTATGGGATAGCAATTGCCGAAATCTATAACATGAGCTTATGCATTCACGACACTGTCATAACGAAAACCGGTAGTCTGGGTATCTTAGTGATGCGTATCTATAATCTGATTCGTGTTGAATTGGATAAATGTGAAATTACCGAGTGTCAATCTGGAGCAATAAGTATCAATAGTGATGCTGTTGTGGTGGTACGTAACAGCATACTTTCTCAAAATACCAACTATATCCCTGAAAATGGTGTTGGATTGATTGTAGCTTGTCAAGGCTCGATTCAATCTGGTGTAGAAATTAGCAATACCGCTTTCACTGAGAATCACGGACATGCTGACTATGGTAGAGTAGTTGATGTTTCATTATGCAATGCAGTGAGTTTAAGTGATGTGTATTTTGAAAGGAATGTTGGTGCAAGTATTAGATTGAGTTCGAATGACCTACACGTCAAAGGTAATGTACAGTTTGTGAACAATACTGCATACAAAGGTGGAGGGATGTCGCTGCTCTACTCACAACTGCATTTGTACAATAATACCAATGTAACTTTCGTCGGTAATAGAGCAAACGatgtgggtggtggtgtgtatGTCGATCAAGTTGCTCCCTTTGTACCGGTGACCTATACACCCTGCTTTTATGTCTTCCCTCAGGTATTGTCTTCTGATGATGTTAGGGATCTGAATGTGCACTTGAAGTTTGAGAACAATACAGCTGCAAATGGTGGACTGGCAATTTATGGAGCGTCTGTCACGGATTATTGCCTTGTGGCACCAAATTCTGATTTTGCGATTTATAGTGGATACTATTACACATTATTCTTTGAGTTTGTCAATGCCGACTCAAACTTAGATCCTTTGAAATCACTGGTTGCTTCTAATCCTTCAAGAGTTTGTCTTTGTGGTTTCAATACACCTGTTTGTCTGCTCATATCGTACATATTTGCGCAAGAAGGAAGTGTATTTCCTGGAGAAACAGTGGAGATAGCAGCTGTTATAGTAGGAAAAGACTATGGTGCCACAACCGGAACAGTTTTCGCAAATGCTCTCGGTGAAGACAGTATTGATACAACCCAATACACTCAAAAGGTGCTATACTCTAAGTGCAATGCCCTCACATACACAGTGTATTCTAAACCGTTATCAAACTTCTCTTTAGTACTTACAACTAGTGCGGCCACTGTGGACAAATACGGTAACAGGAATTATGTGAAGGAAATCCTTTTTATGTATCCATATCCAGGAGACGTGGAAAATGTTGTAATGTCTTTGCCTGTATTTGtaaattatacagtagatGATTGCCCACCTGGATTCATTCTTTCAACAATTCTTCCGCTCAGATGTGAATGTGATGCAAGACTGTTGAGCATCGGAATAACCCATTGTGTTATTCGCAATCATACAGGCTTCGTGTACAGAAATGGTTTTAATTGGCTCGCTTCTTTCCCAGGTGTAGATAACAGTACCTATCAACTTGTGCTAAATGTCTACTGTCTAACTGGCTATTGCAGGACTCAAAACATTTCCCTCGATTTGCTTTTACCTGATGATCAATGTGTCAACGGCCGTTCTGGGACGCTTTGTGGTCAGTGCAAAGGCAACCTTAGTCTTTCAATCGGGTCTTCACTATGCATTGAGTGTAATGACAACTGGCATGTAGCCTTGATTCTGCCTTTTGCTGTTGGTTTTGTCTTGCTAGTTGCACTTATCAAACTTCTTGACCTCACAGTTAAGCAAGGAACACTAAATGGTATCATTTTATATGCAAACATTATTTGGGCAAATCGAAACATCTTCTTTCAAAAGCACGAACCAGTGCTTGAGACATTCATAGCATGGTTGAACCTTGAATTTGGAATAGATGTCTGCTTTATTAAAGGGTTGGATGCATTTTGGAAGACATGGCTTTTTTTTGCACATGATTTTATTACCATTGTTGGAATCACTCTGCTTATCATCCTGTCAACTAAATACTCACGCCGTGCAACTAAACTCATTGGTGCTAATGTAGTTCCTGTTCTGGCTACTCTGTACTTTTTATCTTATGCGAAACTCTTGCAGACCATAATTTCAATGCTGTCGTTCCACATTCTTGAATATCCAACTCATGTGCAGATAGTATGGTCAATGGATGGGAATTTGCAGTATTTTGGGGTGAAGCATTTGGCTCTTTTTGTGGTTGCTTTAGGAGCACTGTTCTTGTTGTGGTTACCGTACACTTTCATTCTTTTATTCTTTTCGTGCCTTCAAAAGAAATCGTACCTGAGATGTTTACGCTGGACAGACAGCCTAAGACTAAAGCCATACATGGATGCTTACTTTGGTCCATTAAAATCTAAGCACCGCTATTGGTTTGGATTACTGCTCCTCATTAGAGTAACCCTGGTCATATTTAATCTTCTCTCCGATCCTCACATAAACCTCGTTGCAATAATAGTTCTTACTACATTGCTACTTTGTTTCCCGTTCCCGTATGAAAACTGGCAACTATCACTGTTTGAAAGATTACTATTTCTTAATCTCATCACCCTCAGCTCTTCAGTACTATTCGCAAATGTAGTGGCTATTGATGGAgctctgtttgtgtacatCTCTATCAGCATTGTTTTTGTTCAACTTATTGCTGTGATTTTGTTCCATTTGTATTCCACCGTTAAAATAAGGTGCTGCACGAATCAAAGGAACACAGATTCTGAAATAGATGATGAATTCTTGGATCATGTCCATTTAAGGGCAACTGAAGAACTGGGAAGCAATGATTGCGACGAACAGAATCAGCCCCAGTTGATAAACACATTGGACATTGACACGTATTAAAGTATTACAGCTATTTAATAgatttatgtataattatgtctgtctATGGTGTGACCATTGACACCATAAAAGGATATGTATCAATATACCTGAATCAGTTTATACACATTAATGTCCCCACCATCCAGTCggtgtgctgtgttgtgaGATAATATCTACCGACAGACAGTGCATTATCTCTCTGCCAGAAGTTTCTGTGGTGTTGGTGTGAATAGTTATCTTTTTTGACTTGCAACATGGAATgtatgagccccacccaccttgAGGCTAAGTGGTGGGTGTTGAATTGTTGCATACTCACATCCTCAATTTCAGGAAGTGATCACAAGAAAAGTGGCCAAGAAAATTAAGGAACGATTCGACGGTGCTACAGTTAAGTTGTAAACTGCATTGTATTTAAAGCACCATACATGAAGATATAAGTTTATGTGACAATAGGGCATGGCCAACAACGAAGCTGTCCTATCGGGCGCAGTGGATAAAGTAACCAAAAGGCCTAGCGTTCAATTCTTAAACCTCCCTCCGACAGAGGATGATGATCCTGATTCCCAGCAGCGACAAGACACCTTAACTAGGTCCACAAGCAGTACAAAGGATGCCACAGGTATAGCCTATACATATTGTAGTAATCTAGTGAAGCTGCTGTAATTTATAAAATAATAGCAGAATATTATcgaataattataggttgtTCACAgtaattgtggttttgttCGGATGGTTTGTGCATGAATATTTTATTTAGGGACGACTGTCTTTTGTAGAGCTAGAGACGTAGGCAATTTAATAAATTCGTGTTATCAGATGTTACACAGTCAGGGTACTATCTTGATCCTCGACCTAAAGATGGCCTTGCACGTCCGTTTGAAGTTACAGATGAATATGTTGTTTTCCAGGCAGCCTTGTTGAAGACAAGGATGAGCGACCACTGGAGCGGACCAGCTCCGTGAGCGAAGAATACATGCGTTACCTTGACAACACTCAGAATGTTGAAAAACGATTCCCTGTAGACAGGAGGAAGCTTGAAGAACTCATCAAAGGTATTCACTTTTGGGAATTTTTACTACGTCTTATGGTAATAACGTGTGTACAGGAGACACGTAGTTTTGTATTTTATCTGTGCTGTTTGAGTTTGGTGTGCCTGCGATAACCAGTTGACAGTGTTTGTACACACATTGTGCATATGTGTAAAGGCTCGCCAGTTAAGGCATCATTATTCTGGATTGATGTTTCTGTATAAGCACTCTACTTATAGTCTATACCATATTCTTCACCTGCTCATATTAATtttacctatacatgtacatgtcaggtGCACACTGTTTCAATCCCTGgcttacatgtacgtgtgtgcaaTGTGCACGTAAATCATCTCACATTCACTGCCTGAGCTCATTCAGAATAATAccctcatgtacatgtagtaaatgTGACTACACCTCtatggtacgtacatgtaatgcaCATTGCCACTCATTTTCCCTCCCGGCCACAGTAGGGAGAGACAATGAGAGCGCTGAAGATTACTTCAAGCGTATACAAGAAGAGACGAGTACCCTTATTTTGTGGCCGTCACGACTCAAGATTGGAGCAAAGTCTAAAAAAGGTACCGTAACAGCACACTCCCTAATTTGTGGTAATGACCTCGGTACGCATAATTGCACATACATGTGGTGTGGATTACCTGCACATGCTAAACTGTGTGGGTACACCCAATAGCATTAGTACACATACCACATCTGTCAAATAACAGTCATACTCATTAAATTGGCGTTCACCAaactacacacacccacacacacccacgcaccaCCTAGACACTTACCCACatatacacactcacacacacttacattcacccacccaccacacacatcacacacacaccccacacagaTCCTCAGGTGAAGGTGCTGGGATTGCCTGCGTCTGTGCAGAAAGCTAGAGAGCTCATTTTGACCGACTTGGACACCAAGTCGTCGCGTGTGACCCTCAAAATTGACATCCCATGCTCTGAGCACTCCCATGTGATAGGGAAGGAGGGAGCCAACATCAAGAAAGGTAGCTGATTGTGTTTGTATCTTTCATAGATAATTTtaacatgcagtatacagttATGTATCTGTCTTAACTAACGGCATCTAGCTTATAATAATCGAGACGTTATGTACATTTCATTCACTTATGATAATACAGCTTGTGTAGTGGGGTTGATGTGAGCTGTGTTGATCTTTTACTGTATTTCatgttgtacaagtacatagAGCAAAAAAGCATACAATACATGTGCTTGTTTAAGTTAACAATTAATACATTACGTTAGCAGTGCAACTTTACCCACTCAGGCACTGAATTGATCGTGTAATTTTAATATAGTACATTGAGTATATACCCACGTATGCCCCTCTGCAGTTCACAGTGAGACCAAATGCCACATCCACTTCCCTGACTCGAACCGTCTCTACTCTGGTGCTGAGAAGAGCAGTCAGGTGTCAGTGACGGGGGAGGTCACCGGCGTGGAGGCTGCCAGGAAGCAGATACGGGTGAGTGTGATCTCTGTCGtcactgtactatatatacatgtacatgtacttcctgCTTTTgcctacaaaattaatgtacattgtatcttTCTTTATTGGGTTAGTAAGAGCTTGTCGAAGCAAATTTTATTGTACAGGCTTGTATTCAAATTGGATAGTTGCTGTAACCGTGTATGTTTATGTACACGTATGATGCAATGTGTGCCATCGCAGCGATAAGCAGTTAACTATTGTCTAAACATTGCCCTGTGTTTTAATGCTGTTGTGTCTATTAATTCAGGTGAATTGCTTATCTTAGACCGGCAATGCCAAGTGTTTTACATTACTCAAATTCtcacttcagctgcatgtTAACTCTGTTTCTCTATGaacatattattataattatagcacactGTATGGCTGCCTGGTTACACTGAGCGGTGGTCACTGAGTGGTGGTCACTGGATGTCTGCTTGGTACTGGCAAGAGTtcaatgaactcttggtactGGTCACAGATTATGATGCTCACAGATTATGATGCtgaacctacatgtatatgtattgaCCACAGCTTCCACCTGTTCTTATAAACAGCTCATTTCTGGTTAAAATGAGGCTCTATTTTTGttcctgtaataattatgt encodes the following:
- the LOC135336786 gene encoding uncharacterized protein LOC135336786, with the protein product MYANCRMKFFLTTIIVLSVCIVGRFSCSGVEYFVSPTPLPNPNCPEKSICHILSDYVRGSQLFFNSHNNISLLFLNGTHNLELSFFLEDYKKSLSFYMASTDSKFRPTIVVPHKIKIMFVGFRHLKVQDIIIFGNDLPTLYFTVYLVTISRIEFSSNTFRTISINITYPVQPDYSKVNDIKVATFTNCEFLSSSIFMHYNFISPYGDVLHESSGWYQQNRLQPYYLYFSNCLYYLGSLNIRVNSALLKITIQSCTFEDSTSTAIGMSNSLVGHHDDDCSNVQLFLENSTISNSYLYGIAIAEIYNMSLCIHDTVITKTGSLGILVMRIYNLIRVELDKCEITECQSGAISINSDAVVVVRNSILSQNTNYIPENGVGLIVACQGSIQSGVEISNTAFTENHGHADYGRVVDVSLCNAVSLSDVYFERNVGASIRLSSNDLHVKGNVQFVNNTAYKGGGMSLLYSQLHLYNNTNVTFVGNRANDVGGGVYVDQVAPFVPVTYTPCFYVFPQVLSSDDVRDLNVHLKFENNTAANGGLAIYGASVTDYCLVAPNSDFAIYSGYYYTLFFEFVNADSNLDPLKSLVASNPSRVCLCGFNTPVCLLISYIFAQEGSVFPGETVEIAAVIVGKDYGATTGTVFANALGEDSIDTTQYTQKVLYSKCNALTYTVYSKPLSNFSLVLTTSAATVDKYGNRNYVKEILFMYPYPGDVENVVMSLPVFVNYTVDDCPPGFILSTILPLRCECDARLLSIGITHCVIRNHTGFVYRNGFNWLASFPGVDNSTYQLVLNVYCLTGYCRTQNISLDLLLPDDQCVNGRSGTLCGQCKGNLSLSIGSSLCIECNDNWHVALILPFAVGFVLLVALIKLLDLTVKQGTLNGIILYANIIWANRNIFFQKHEPVLETFIAWLNLEFGIDVCFIKGLDAFWKTWLFFAHDFITIVGITLLIILSTKYSRRATKLIGANVVPVLATLYFLSYAKLLQTIISMLSFHILEYPTHVQIVWSMDGNLQYFGVKHLALFVVALGALFLLWLPYTFILLFFSCLQKKSYLRCLRWTDSLRLKPYMDAYFGPLKSKHRYWFGLLLLIRVTLVIFNLLSDPHINLVAIIVLTTLLLCFPFPYENWQLSLFERLLFLNLITLSSSVLFANVVAIDGALFVYISISIVFVQLIAVILFHLYSTVKIRCCTNQRNTDSEIDDEFLDHVHLRATEELGSNDCDEQNQPQLINTLDIDTY